In a single window of the Zea mays cultivar B73 chromosome 5, Zm-B73-REFERENCE-NAM-5.0, whole genome shotgun sequence genome:
- the LOC118472076 gene encoding uncharacterized protein encodes MDSTGPSDPMEYTMGTIRQTALTDISNQIITGPSDEHERHREERNRKQREYRARRKAEETNEEREARNKRMCDYRAMKKADTVLYSPRQTQAYATGSSIVIQTNTKVAEPVTPVVARGSLHQLPTSVEPFSTISQPSTYNQSGRYSLL; translated from the exons ATGGACTCGACTGGTCCCAGTGATCCTATGGAGTACACAATGGGAACAATACGACAAACTGCGCTTACTGATATATCTAACCAAATTATCACAG GTCCGTCCGATGAACATGAGCGTCATCGGGAGGAGAGGAATAGAAAACAACGAGAATACCGTGCAAGAAGAAAGGCTGAAGAAACCAACGAAGAAAGGGAGGCGAGAAATAAAAGAATGTGTGATTACCGAGCGATGAAGAAGGCTGACACAG TACTATACTCGCCCAGACAGACGCAGGCTTATGCTACTGGATCTTCGATCGTAATACAAACCAACACAAAGGTGGCAGAGCCGGTAACACCTGTTGTTGCGAGGGGCTCTTTACACCAACTGCCAACATCAGTGGAACCATTTTCAACCATTTCTCAACCTTCAACCTATAATCAATCCGGTAGGTATTCGTTGTTGTAA